A section of the Saccharopolyspora gregorii genome encodes:
- a CDS encoding 5-(carboxyamino)imidazole ribonucleotide synthase, giving the protein MDHRTRTPVVGMIGGGQLARMTHQAAIPLGQSLKVLAVSPQDPAALVAPDVQLGEHTDLDALRTFAEGCDAVTFDHEHVPGEHLRELVAAGVAVHPGPDALLHAQDKLVMRRKLAGLGLPVPPYAEVTEVAQALEFGAEHGWPCVLKTARGGYDGRGVWTLNTPESAERVVGELLDGGAPLLVEQRVPLRRELAALVARSPFGQGAAWPLVETVQQDGICVQVLAPAPDASEELRNEAQNLALHIAEALGVVGVLAVELFETDDGLVINELAMRPHNSGHFSIEGARTSQFEQHLRAVLDYPLGSTELTAPAVVMANVLGAPTEPAMGVDERTHHLFARFPHAKVHLYGKAERPGRKVGHVTVLGDDMAATRREAELAAHFLSTGEWADGHPIH; this is encoded by the coding sequence GTGGACCACCGCACTCGCACTCCCGTCGTAGGCATGATCGGTGGTGGGCAGCTCGCACGGATGACCCACCAGGCCGCGATCCCGCTGGGCCAGTCCCTCAAGGTGCTGGCCGTCTCGCCGCAGGACCCGGCGGCGCTGGTCGCGCCGGACGTGCAGCTCGGCGAGCACACCGACCTCGACGCGCTGCGCACCTTCGCGGAAGGCTGCGACGCGGTCACCTTCGACCACGAGCACGTGCCCGGCGAGCACCTGCGCGAACTCGTCGCCGCCGGGGTCGCCGTGCACCCCGGGCCGGACGCGCTGCTGCACGCCCAGGACAAGCTGGTGATGCGCCGCAAGCTCGCCGGGCTCGGCTTGCCGGTACCGCCGTACGCCGAGGTCACCGAGGTCGCGCAGGCGCTGGAGTTCGGCGCCGAGCACGGCTGGCCGTGCGTGCTCAAGACCGCCCGCGGCGGCTACGACGGCCGGGGCGTGTGGACGCTGAACACCCCGGAGAGCGCCGAGCGCGTCGTCGGCGAACTCCTCGACGGCGGGGCGCCGCTGCTCGTCGAGCAGCGGGTGCCGCTGCGCCGCGAGCTCGCCGCGCTCGTCGCGCGCTCCCCGTTCGGGCAAGGCGCCGCCTGGCCGCTGGTGGAGACCGTGCAGCAGGACGGCATCTGCGTGCAGGTGCTCGCCCCCGCCCCGGACGCCTCGGAGGAACTGCGGAACGAGGCGCAGAACCTGGCGCTGCACATCGCCGAGGCCCTCGGCGTCGTCGGCGTGCTCGCGGTGGAGCTGTTCGAGACCGACGACGGGCTCGTGATCAACGAGCTGGCGATGCGGCCGCACAACTCCGGGCACTTCAGCATCGAAGGCGCCCGCACCTCGCAGTTCGAGCAGCACCTGCGCGCCGTGCTGGACTACCCGCTGGGCAGCACCGAGCTCACCGCGCCCGCCGTGGTGATGGCGAACGTGCTCGGCGCGCCCACCGAACCGGCGATGGGCGTGGACGAGCGGACGCACCACCTGTTCGCCCGGTTCCCGCACGCCAAGGTGCACCTCTACGGCAAGGCCGAGCGGCCCGGGCGCAAGGTCGGCCACGTCACCGTCCTCGGCGACGACATGGCCGCCACCCGCCGCGAGGCGGAACTGGCCGCGCACTTCCTCTCCACCGGGGAATGGGCCGACGGCCACCCGATCCACTGA
- a CDS encoding response regulator transcription factor, whose translation MSVVLLAEDDPAIAVPLSRALQREGYSVRVIDDGPSALQEASSGGIDLMVLDLGLPGMDGLEVCRRLRAQGRGIPVLMLTARTDEVDFVVGLDAGADDYVAKPFRLAELMARIRALLRRGSPETLEASGVRLELTARRVLVDEHEVGLANKEFELLRVLMQHAGQVVTREEILDEVWPEASRKGSKTLDMHISWLRRKLGDGNGRADEQRIATVRGVGFRFNAD comes from the coding sequence GTGAGCGTAGTGCTGCTGGCCGAGGACGACCCAGCCATTGCTGTGCCGTTGTCGAGGGCATTGCAGCGGGAGGGCTACTCGGTCCGAGTCATCGACGACGGCCCCTCGGCGTTGCAGGAGGCGTCCTCCGGCGGAATCGACCTGATGGTGCTGGACCTCGGCCTGCCCGGGATGGACGGGCTGGAGGTGTGCCGGCGGCTGCGCGCGCAGGGCCGCGGCATCCCCGTGCTGATGCTCACCGCGCGCACCGACGAGGTGGACTTCGTGGTGGGCCTCGACGCGGGCGCCGACGACTACGTGGCGAAGCCGTTCCGGCTCGCGGAGCTGATGGCCCGCATCCGGGCGCTGCTGCGCCGCGGTTCCCCGGAGACGCTGGAGGCGTCCGGGGTGCGGCTGGAGCTGACCGCGCGCCGCGTGCTCGTCGACGAGCACGAGGTGGGGCTGGCGAACAAGGAGTTCGAACTGCTGCGGGTGCTCATGCAGCACGCGGGCCAGGTCGTCACCCGCGAGGAGATCCTCGACGAGGTGTGGCCGGAGGCCAGCCGCAAGGGCAGCAAGACGCTGGACATGCACATCTCCTGGCTGCGCCGGAAGCTCGGCGACGGCAACGGCCGTGCCGACGAGCAGCGGATCGCCACGGTCCGCGGCGTCGGCTTCCGGTTCAACGCGGACTGA
- a CDS encoding lasso peptide biosynthesis PqqD family chaperone, translated as MHLRLRPDVDPTDLGDGTVLRDERTGRRWLLNRTGTQVLRGLLIGQDADRIAGELADRHRIPAEVARHDVATIVERLRGAALLESTR; from the coding sequence ATGCACCTGCGACTGCGTCCTGACGTCGACCCCACCGACCTCGGCGACGGGACGGTGCTGCGCGACGAGCGCACCGGGCGGCGCTGGCTGCTCAACCGCACCGGCACCCAGGTGCTGCGCGGCCTGCTGATCGGGCAGGACGCGGACCGCATCGCGGGCGAGCTCGCCGACCGCCACCGCATCCCGGCGGAGGTGGCCCGCCACGATGTCGCCACCATCGTCGAACGCCTCCGCGGCGCGGCCCTGCTGGAATCCACCAGGTGA
- a CDS encoding TIGR03089 family protein has product MSITQALLAPMVAAGSPRPLITHYDDATGARVELSRATTANWAAKTANWLVDELDVEPGAPVAVALPAHWQTLGVLLGAWWCGAHVVADPKGAEVAFVPGSVLEAGAGAHVVAAVGLDAMGGPVRGLPAEVVDYASDVRVHGDDFAPRDPVPGSAPALLEFSVDEVLGLASRRAAEQGVDRGARVLSARNWTLPQGVLDGLLSVLSAQGSLVQVSNPDPAKAQRRRADEKVTVELDG; this is encoded by the coding sequence ATGAGCATCACGCAGGCGTTGCTGGCCCCGATGGTGGCCGCCGGATCACCGCGGCCGTTGATCACGCACTACGACGACGCGACCGGCGCGCGGGTCGAGCTGTCCAGGGCCACCACCGCGAACTGGGCGGCGAAGACGGCGAACTGGCTGGTGGACGAGCTCGACGTGGAGCCGGGCGCCCCGGTGGCGGTCGCGCTGCCCGCGCACTGGCAGACGCTGGGCGTGCTGCTGGGCGCCTGGTGGTGCGGAGCGCACGTGGTCGCCGATCCGAAGGGCGCCGAGGTGGCGTTCGTGCCGGGCTCGGTGCTGGAGGCGGGCGCGGGAGCGCACGTGGTGGCCGCGGTCGGCTTGGACGCGATGGGCGGGCCGGTGCGCGGGCTGCCCGCGGAGGTCGTGGACTACGCCTCGGACGTGCGGGTGCACGGGGACGACTTCGCCCCGCGCGACCCGGTGCCGGGCAGTGCTCCCGCGCTGCTGGAGTTCAGCGTGGACGAGGTGCTGGGACTGGCGTCGCGGCGGGCCGCCGAGCAGGGCGTGGACCGCGGGGCGCGGGTGCTGTCCGCGCGAAACTGGACGTTGCCGCAGGGCGTGCTGGACGGCCTGTTGTCGGTGCTGTCGGCGCAGGGTTCCCTGGTGCAGGTGAGCAATCCGGATCCGGCGAAGGCGCAGCGGCGCCGCGCGGACGAGAAGGTGACCGTCGAGCTCGACGGCTGA
- a CDS encoding thioesterase family protein: MRRDESLFRREGDLFVPTEAAGNPWGELTGGGPVAGLVARAVEQALDEPDLFVARLTVDLHRPVPRTGITATTRTVRAGKRLRVFEVTLAQDGTEVTRATAQVLRRSGVDGDHAPEPTPFPGPQGLPDSSLLPAELGLRWGVHDVVQVRWVRDQLAGGPAQAWMRLPLPLLPDEPTSRLSQVAVLVDCISAGSPVGSLFGPWINSDITLYLHREPAGEWLGMEMARDVEPTGVGVTRARLFDERGPVGTAHEAVLAHRLG, from the coding sequence GTGCGCCGAGACGAGAGCCTGTTCCGCCGCGAAGGCGACCTGTTCGTGCCCACCGAAGCCGCGGGCAACCCGTGGGGCGAGCTCACCGGCGGCGGGCCCGTCGCCGGACTCGTCGCCCGCGCCGTCGAGCAGGCCCTCGACGAACCCGACCTGTTCGTCGCCCGGCTCACCGTCGACCTGCACCGCCCCGTCCCCCGCACCGGGATCACCGCCACCACCCGCACCGTCCGGGCCGGCAAGCGGTTGCGCGTGTTCGAGGTCACCCTCGCCCAGGACGGCACCGAGGTCACCCGCGCCACCGCCCAGGTGCTGCGCCGCAGCGGGGTCGACGGCGACCACGCGCCCGAACCCACCCCGTTCCCCGGACCGCAGGGCCTGCCGGACTCCTCGCTGCTGCCCGCCGAACTCGGGCTGCGCTGGGGAGTGCACGACGTGGTCCAGGTCCGCTGGGTCCGCGACCAGCTCGCCGGCGGCCCTGCCCAGGCGTGGATGCGGCTGCCGCTGCCGCTGCTGCCCGACGAACCGACCAGCAGGCTGAGCCAGGTCGCCGTCCTCGTCGACTGCATCAGCGCGGGCAGTCCCGTCGGCTCGCTGTTCGGCCCGTGGATCAACAGCGACATCACGCTGTACCTGCACCGGGAGCCCGCCGGCGAATGGCTCGGGATGGAGATGGCGCGCGACGTCGAACCCACCGGCGTCGGCGTCACCCGCGCCCGGCTCTTCGACGAGCGCGGACCGGTCGGGACGGCCCACGAAGCGGTGCTGGCGCACCGCCTGGGCTGA
- the purE gene encoding 5-(carboxyamino)imidazole ribonucleotide mutase, producing MAQERPLVGVVMGSDSDWPVMEAAGQALAEFDVPFEAGVYSAHRTPQRMLDYARDAADRGLRVIIAGAGGAAHLPGMVASATVLPVIGVPVPLKHLDGMDSLLSIVQMPAGVPVATVSVGGARNAGLLAVRTLAADSGELGTRLRAAMARFQEGLESMVHDKHEALQARL from the coding sequence ATGGCGCAGGAACGGCCGCTGGTCGGCGTGGTCATGGGCAGCGACTCGGACTGGCCGGTGATGGAGGCCGCGGGGCAGGCCCTCGCCGAGTTCGACGTGCCGTTCGAGGCCGGCGTGTACTCGGCGCACCGCACCCCGCAGCGGATGCTGGACTACGCCCGCGACGCCGCCGACCGCGGCCTGCGCGTGATCATCGCCGGCGCCGGGGGAGCGGCGCACCTGCCGGGCATGGTGGCGTCCGCGACCGTGCTGCCGGTGATCGGCGTGCCGGTGCCGCTCAAGCACCTGGACGGCATGGACTCGCTGCTGTCGATCGTGCAGATGCCCGCCGGGGTGCCGGTGGCGACCGTCTCGGTCGGCGGGGCGCGCAACGCGGGACTGCTGGCGGTGCGCACCCTCGCCGCGGACTCCGGTGAGCTGGGCACCCGGTTGCGCGCGGCGATGGCGCGCTTCCAGGAAGGCCTGGAGAGCATGGTCCACGACAAGCACGAGGCGCTGCAGGCGCGCCTCTGA
- a CDS encoding DoxX family protein has product MQHRLRDVTILLARLVVGVTFVLHAYQKFVLNGISGVGAGFEQMGIPMPVVAAGFTATVELLGGLALVLGVLMPVAGVLLAAVMLGALVTAHASAGFFATDGGFEYVLVLAATSLALGFSGPKYTVQALFTGGAQAERAEVDA; this is encoded by the coding sequence ATGCAGCACCGTCTCCGCGACGTCACGATCCTGCTGGCCAGGTTGGTCGTCGGCGTGACCTTCGTCTTGCACGCCTACCAGAAGTTCGTGCTCAACGGCATCTCCGGCGTCGGCGCCGGATTCGAGCAGATGGGCATCCCGATGCCCGTCGTCGCGGCCGGGTTCACCGCCACCGTCGAACTGCTCGGCGGGCTCGCGCTCGTCCTCGGCGTGCTGATGCCCGTGGCGGGCGTGCTGCTCGCCGCCGTGATGCTCGGCGCGCTCGTCACCGCGCACGCGAGCGCCGGCTTCTTCGCCACCGACGGCGGCTTCGAATACGTGCTGGTGCTCGCCGCGACGAGCCTCGCGCTCGGCTTCAGCGGGCCCAAGTACACCGTGCAGGCGCTGTTCACCGGCGGCGCGCAGGCCGAACGCGCCGAGGTCGACGCCTGA
- a CDS encoding ATP-binding protein, giving the protein MHRRILVATLLAVAVTAVVLGLPLGVTALKLVEDFTRTDLSTRSQQIATSLDEQVASRHPIDVESVLLAVPRDARLVVRTKDHEYVYGTDPGRSPLTESVPMVQSGTVTLSAPSGPVRTQQFQVAGLVLLLVVLSAGTGMVVAGLTARRLADPLRHVAARAARLGAGDFRADPKRHEVPELDRVADALDASGAALSQLVQRERELVGDVSHQLRSRLTALQLRLEALADVPDQEVAEEAAAALEQAERLSSVLDDLLAAATAARARDAEPLDVSEALSEAAAEWREPLRAQGRALRQRVPDGLLARATPGRLREAIGVLLDNAVRHGKGTVTLTARNGGGTVVVEVGDAGPGVPDQLVPYVFERGFSAGGSTGVGLALARALVEADGGRLELSKARPALFEIFLPVARADDVLGVPWKIESRPR; this is encoded by the coding sequence GTGCACAGGCGGATCCTGGTCGCGACGCTGCTGGCGGTGGCGGTGACGGCGGTGGTGCTGGGCCTGCCGCTGGGCGTGACCGCGCTGAAGCTGGTGGAGGACTTCACCCGCACCGACCTGTCCACCCGCTCGCAGCAGATCGCGACCTCGCTGGACGAGCAGGTCGCCTCCCGCCACCCGATCGACGTGGAGTCGGTGCTGCTGGCGGTGCCGCGGGACGCGCGGCTGGTGGTGCGCACCAAGGACCACGAGTACGTCTACGGCACCGACCCGGGCAGGTCGCCGCTCACCGAGAGCGTGCCGATGGTGCAGAGCGGCACGGTGACGCTGTCCGCGCCCAGCGGCCCGGTGCGCACCCAGCAGTTCCAGGTCGCGGGCCTGGTGCTGCTGCTGGTGGTGCTCTCCGCGGGCACCGGCATGGTGGTGGCGGGGTTGACCGCGCGGCGGCTGGCCGATCCGCTGCGGCACGTCGCCGCGCGCGCCGCCCGGCTCGGCGCGGGCGATTTCCGGGCCGATCCGAAGCGGCACGAGGTCCCGGAGCTGGACCGGGTCGCCGACGCGCTGGACGCCTCGGGCGCCGCCCTGTCCCAGCTGGTGCAGCGCGAGCGGGAACTCGTCGGCGATGTCTCGCACCAGCTGCGCAGCAGGCTCACCGCGCTGCAGCTGCGGCTGGAGGCGCTGGCCGACGTGCCCGACCAGGAGGTCGCGGAGGAGGCCGCCGCGGCGCTGGAGCAGGCCGAGCGGCTCTCCAGCGTCCTCGACGACCTGCTCGCCGCCGCGACCGCCGCGCGCGCCAGGGACGCCGAACCGCTCGACGTGTCCGAAGCGCTGTCCGAGGCCGCCGCGGAGTGGCGCGAACCGCTGCGCGCCCAGGGCCGCGCGCTGCGCCAGCGGGTGCCGGACGGCCTGCTCGCCAGGGCCACGCCCGGCCGGTTGCGGGAGGCCATCGGGGTGCTGCTGGACAACGCGGTGCGCCACGGCAAGGGGACGGTGACGCTGACCGCGCGCAACGGCGGCGGGACGGTGGTCGTCGAGGTCGGCGACGCCGGGCCCGGGGTGCCGGACCAGCTGGTGCCCTACGTGTTCGAGCGCGGGTTCTCCGCGGGCGGGTCCACGGGCGTGGGCCTGGCCTTGGCGCGGGCGCTGGTGGAGGCCGACGGCGGGCGCCTGGAGCTCAGCAAGGCCCGTCCCGCCCTGTTCGAGATCTTCCTGCCGGTGGCGCGGGCCGACGACGTGCTCGGCGTGCCGTGGAAGATCGAGTCCCGGCCGCGCTGA
- a CDS encoding asparagine synthase-related protein, translating into MRSGTGRTGADLSGGMDSTALCFLTARHEPELVTLNRRENDRENGENRFAAECARQLPDGTHLVLDPRELPSAFEDPGALTDHEEPIPLFRELAATGRCAELLAEHGVQRQLAGFGGDEIFGGPPGHLHSLLRQRPVKAIRQLRGYRSLHRWPLLPTMAALLAAHDVAHWWREQSDRLTAPNGPRHHTALDWGPAPLRAAPWASADAVAAARAELRTAATEAEPLAPDRGRHQLLTALRTAAPGYRRLVRRYAAAGVRLELPYYDDRVVEAAIAVRPAERASPWRYKPLLAEAARGTAPDAVLQRPVPAPRPDAGVGADVHIGLRRHRGAVLALFTDSELAAHGLVDTGVLRKHLLAPHVEPRTLVALEHLLGCEAWLRGVTQGSTGRTDAPATAS; encoded by the coding sequence ATCCGGTCCGGGACCGGGCGCACCGGCGCCGACCTCTCGGGCGGGATGGATTCCACCGCGCTGTGCTTCCTCACCGCGCGGCACGAACCCGAGCTCGTCACGCTGAACCGCCGGGAAAACGACCGCGAGAACGGGGAGAACCGGTTCGCCGCCGAATGCGCGCGGCAATTGCCGGACGGCACGCACCTCGTGCTGGATCCGCGAGAACTCCCCTCCGCATTCGAGGACCCGGGAGCGCTCACCGACCACGAAGAACCCATTCCGCTTTTCCGGGAACTCGCCGCGACGGGCCGGTGCGCGGAACTGCTCGCCGAGCACGGCGTGCAGCGGCAGCTCGCCGGATTCGGCGGAGATGAAATCTTCGGCGGCCCGCCCGGACATCTGCATTCGCTGCTGCGGCAACGCCCGGTGAAAGCGATCCGGCAACTGCGCGGATACCGGTCGCTGCACCGCTGGCCGCTGCTGCCGACGATGGCGGCGCTGCTGGCCGCGCACGACGTGGCGCACTGGTGGCGGGAGCAGTCCGACCGGCTCACCGCGCCGAACGGGCCGCGGCACCACACCGCGCTGGACTGGGGCCCCGCCCCGCTGCGCGCGGCGCCGTGGGCGAGCGCCGACGCGGTGGCCGCCGCCCGCGCCGAGCTGCGCACCGCGGCCACCGAGGCCGAACCGCTCGCGCCCGACCGCGGCAGGCACCAGCTGCTCACCGCGCTGCGCACCGCGGCACCCGGGTACCGGCGGCTGGTCCGGCGGTACGCGGCGGCCGGGGTGCGGCTGGAACTGCCCTACTACGACGACCGGGTGGTGGAGGCGGCGATCGCGGTACGCCCGGCCGAACGGGCGTCACCCTGGCGGTACAAGCCGCTGCTGGCCGAAGCCGCCCGCGGCACCGCACCGGACGCGGTGCTGCAGCGGCCCGTCCCCGCTCCCCGGCCGGACGCCGGGGTCGGGGCGGACGTGCACATCGGGTTGCGCCGCCACCGCGGCGCCGTCCTGGCGCTGTTCACCGACTCGGAACTCGCCGCGCACGGACTGGTCGACACCGGCGTGCTGCGCAAGCACCTGCTCGCGCCGCACGTCGAACCGCGCACCCTGGTCGCGCTGGAACACCTGCTGGGGTGCGAGGCGTGGCTGCGCGGCGTCACCCAGGGCTCCACCGGGAGGACCGATGCACCTGCGACTGCGTCCTGA
- a CDS encoding sigma-70 family RNA polymerase sigma factor, with protein MATAPAEAQGPSDGELIEAVRHGSTEAYGTLYERHVAAAQNMARQVSRSQAEADDLVSEAFAKVLATLRGGRGPTTAFRAYLLTALRHVAYDRTRRDRKLQLAEDVTEVSGAEASVPFTDTAVAGLERSLAARAFARLPERWKTVLWHIEVEGETPAQVGPLLGLTPNGVSALAYRAREGLRQAYLQVHLSSLSDDEPGIASCRAAADRLGAWTRGGLSKRETAQVDNHLDGCGRCRGLAAELADVNGGLRAVIAPLVIGTGATAYLLSGGGASATAAAASAGAGGSAAGAASSVPRQAVSGVAASAALCLALALALTSGTAPLPSASAPPPAPEPAVAPPPAPRPPAPSPQAPQQPSPQPAPAPAPAPAAPTPKLDAHGPTEPLTLVPGGDPADLPITVRNDGTGPSDPVTAILSLPPGVSSEIPGVTSQQSGPAGTAPASARTARAAEAASGPGVRCESWDGGLQCSSERGLEPGEQLTFDLHVTAAADATGGEIGARIVAGADLDLPLSRIQVLMRSGDGVDVSVSAAAHPLHDLLLGGEVPEGPPLRLNLDVRNTGVTRGRAEAVAVLPAGARALGIPPACDLLPSDDELRCSAELDPGESYRGHLWLAGLPVEPRGASGGEEREVTIPVRARLGTANDSAAVTTRLWFPWRPRPEPDCPLPPLWPLRPADGAEWPCWLPDVPGLPERPGPPEVPGLPELPGPPGLPGLPGLPGWAPPSQGPAPAPEPTPGSEPTQAPTPVPTGPGTSAPPEPPSSEPTRPPESPEPEPAPDERRLPILEPLLPPTAPPPWWRFPR; from the coding sequence GTGGCCACAGCCCCGGCCGAAGCGCAGGGCCCCAGCGACGGCGAGCTGATCGAGGCCGTCCGGCACGGTTCGACGGAGGCCTACGGGACGCTCTACGAACGCCACGTCGCCGCCGCGCAGAACATGGCCCGGCAGGTCTCCAGATCGCAGGCCGAGGCCGACGACCTGGTGTCCGAGGCGTTCGCGAAGGTGCTGGCCACGTTGCGCGGCGGCCGCGGCCCGACGACGGCGTTCCGCGCCTACCTGCTGACGGCGCTGCGCCACGTCGCCTACGACCGGACGCGCCGGGACCGGAAGCTGCAGCTGGCCGAGGACGTCACCGAGGTCTCCGGCGCCGAGGCGAGCGTGCCGTTCACCGACACCGCGGTCGCCGGGCTGGAGCGGTCGCTGGCGGCGCGGGCGTTCGCGCGGCTGCCGGAGCGCTGGAAGACGGTGCTGTGGCACATCGAGGTGGAGGGCGAGACGCCCGCCCAGGTCGGCCCGCTGCTGGGCCTCACCCCGAACGGGGTGTCGGCGCTGGCCTACCGCGCGCGGGAGGGCCTGCGCCAGGCGTACCTGCAGGTGCACCTGAGCTCGCTGTCCGACGACGAACCGGGGATCGCGTCCTGCCGGGCGGCGGCGGACCGGCTGGGCGCGTGGACGCGCGGCGGGTTGTCGAAGCGGGAGACCGCGCAGGTCGACAACCACCTCGACGGCTGCGGCCGGTGCCGCGGGCTGGCGGCGGAGCTCGCCGACGTCAACGGCGGCCTGCGCGCGGTGATCGCGCCGCTGGTGATCGGCACCGGTGCCACGGCGTACCTGCTCTCCGGCGGTGGTGCTTCGGCGACCGCCGCGGCCGCATCGGCCGGTGCGGGGGGTTCGGCGGCGGGCGCGGCGAGCTCGGTGCCGCGCCAGGCGGTGTCGGGCGTCGCGGCCTCCGCCGCGCTGTGCCTGGCGCTGGCGCTGGCGCTGACCTCGGGCACGGCGCCGCTGCCGTCCGCCTCGGCGCCCCCGCCCGCGCCCGAGCCCGCCGTCGCACCGCCGCCCGCACCGCGCCCGCCCGCACCGAGCCCGCAGGCCCCCCAGCAGCCCTCTCCGCAGCCGGCTCCCGCACCGGCTCCGGCGCCCGCCGCGCCGACGCCGAAGCTGGACGCGCACGGCCCGACGGAGCCGTTGACGCTGGTGCCGGGCGGCGACCCCGCGGACCTGCCGATCACGGTGCGCAACGACGGCACCGGCCCGTCCGATCCGGTGACCGCGATCCTGTCGCTGCCGCCGGGCGTCAGCTCGGAGATCCCGGGGGTGACCTCCCAGCAGTCCGGTCCCGCGGGGACCGCGCCCGCGTCCGCCCGCACCGCGCGCGCCGCCGAGGCGGCCAGTGGCCCGGGGGTGCGCTGCGAGAGCTGGGACGGCGGGCTGCAGTGCTCCTCGGAGCGCGGCCTCGAACCGGGTGAGCAGCTGACCTTCGACCTGCACGTGACGGCCGCGGCCGACGCCACCGGCGGCGAGATCGGCGCGCGGATCGTGGCGGGCGCGGACCTGGACCTGCCGCTGTCCCGGATCCAGGTGCTGATGCGCTCCGGGGACGGGGTGGACGTGTCGGTGTCGGCGGCGGCGCACCCGCTGCACGACCTGCTGCTGGGCGGCGAGGTGCCGGAGGGCCCGCCGCTGCGGCTGAACCTCGACGTGCGCAACACCGGCGTGACCCGGGGCCGGGCCGAGGCGGTCGCGGTGCTGCCCGCCGGTGCGCGCGCGCTGGGGATCCCGCCCGCGTGCGACCTGCTGCCGTCGGACGACGAGCTGCGCTGCTCGGCGGAGCTGGATCCGGGCGAGTCCTACCGGGGCCACCTGTGGCTGGCCGGGCTTCCGGTGGAACCGCGCGGCGCCTCGGGCGGCGAGGAGCGCGAGGTCACCATCCCGGTGCGCGCCCGGCTCGGCACCGCGAACGACAGCGCCGCGGTGACCACCCGGCTCTGGTTCCCGTGGCGCCCGCGGCCGGAGCCGGACTGCCCGCTCCCGCCGCTGTGGCCGCTGCGTCCGGCGGACGGTGCGGAGTGGCCGTGCTGGCTGCCGGACGTGCCGGGGCTGCCCGAGCGACCTGGTCCGCCGGAGGTCCCGGGCCTGCCGGAGCTGCCGGGCCCGCCTGGTCTGCCGGGCCTGCCTGGCCTGCCGGGGTGGGCGCCGCCGAGCCAGGGCCCCGCGCCCGCCCCGGAGCCGACGCCCGGTTCCGAACCGACGCAGGCACCGACGCCCGTCCCGACCGGACCGGGCACCTCCGCACCGCCGGAACCCCCGTCCTCGGAGCCCACCCGGCCGCCCGAGTCCCCGGAACCGGAACCGGCCCCGGACGAGCGGCGGCTGCCGATCCTGGAACCGCTGCTGCCGCCGACCGCCCCGCCGCCCTGGTGGCGCTTCCCGCGCTGA
- the hisN gene encoding histidinol-phosphatase: MADDLDLALHLADTADALTSDRFRALDLAVDRKPDRTPVTDADLAVEDAVRAVLAEQRPGDEIAGEERGGEVTSARTWVLDPIDGTKNFLRGVPAWATLVALVEDGTPTAGVISAPALGRRWWAAAGCGAWASSGGAAERISVSGVREISDAYLSTTHLGSWVEHHSREAYLRLVDACWENRAFGDFWQHCLVAEGAIDVAAEAVVNPWDVAAVQVIVREAGGEFTDLGGRRGFQGGSALSTNGHLHATALDLLR, translated from the coding sequence ATCGCCGATGACCTGGACCTGGCCCTGCACCTCGCGGACACCGCCGACGCGCTCACCTCGGACCGGTTCCGCGCGCTGGACCTCGCGGTGGACCGCAAGCCGGACCGCACCCCCGTCACCGATGCGGACCTGGCGGTGGAGGACGCGGTGCGCGCGGTGCTCGCCGAGCAGCGCCCCGGCGACGAGATCGCGGGCGAGGAGCGCGGCGGCGAGGTCACCTCGGCCCGCACCTGGGTGCTGGACCCGATCGACGGCACGAAGAACTTCCTGCGCGGGGTGCCCGCCTGGGCGACGCTGGTCGCGCTGGTCGAGGACGGCACGCCGACCGCGGGCGTGATCAGCGCACCCGCGCTGGGCCGCCGCTGGTGGGCGGCCGCGGGGTGCGGCGCGTGGGCGAGCTCCGGGGGCGCTGCGGAGCGGATCTCGGTGTCCGGGGTGCGCGAGATCTCCGACGCCTACCTGTCCACCACGCACCTGGGCAGCTGGGTGGAGCACCACTCGCGGGAGGCGTACCTGCGGCTGGTGGACGCGTGCTGGGAGAACCGGGCGTTCGGCGACTTCTGGCAGCACTGCCTGGTCGCGGAGGGCGCCATCGACGTGGCGGCCGAAGCGGTGGTGAACCCGTGGGACGTGGCCGCGGTGCAGGTCATCGTCCGCGAGGCCGGTGGCGAGTTCACCGACCTGGGCGGGCGGCGCGGTTTCCAGGGCGGCTCGGCGCTGAGCACCAACGGCCACCTGCACGCAACGGCCCTGGACCTGCTGCGCTGA